A genomic stretch from Tribolium castaneum strain GA2 chromosome 6, icTriCast1.1, whole genome shotgun sequence includes:
- the gus gene encoding protein gustavus isoform X4: MEYARRKYKSGIRSSAVRSSVVASGGGGGGGGGGSGRLCEVRRAYKAAVVPCKTGRRRARGMSMGQKVSGVKAVNRDAAAPYKPVIPRELAQDFARPPRLDMLLDMPAALRETQLKHSWNQDDRSLNIFVKEDDKLTFHRHPVAQSTDCIRGKVGFTKGMHCWEVCWSTRQRGTHAVVGVATAEAPLHSVGYQSLVGSTDTSWGWDLGRNKLYHDSKNCPGVTYPTLLKPDETFIVPDKFLVVLDMDEGTLSFVVDGQYLGVAFRGLKGRKLYPIVSAVWGHCEITMRYIGGLDPEPLPLMDLCRRVIRQRLGKQHLEEKVMNLQLPQALQTYLLYRDRR; the protein is encoded by the exons ATGGAATACGCCAGGCGGAA GTACAAAAGCGGCATCCGCAGCAGCGCAGTGAGGAGCAGCGTGGTAGCCAGCggaggcggcggcggcggcggcggcggggGCAGCGGTAGGCTGTGCGAAGTGAGGCGCGCATACAAAGCGGCCGTGGTGCCGTGCAAAACGGGCCGTCGCAGGGCCCGGGGCATGAGCATGGGCCAGAAGGTGTCAGGAGTCAAGGCTGTTAACCGGGATGCAGCCGCACCCTACAAGCCCGTCATCCCAAGGGAACTGGCGCAG GATTTCGCTCGTCCACCGCGGCTGGACATGCTGCTCGACATGCCTGCAGCTCTCAGGGAGACCCAACTGAAGCACAGTTGGAACCAGGACGACCGCTCTCTCAACATCTTCGTCAAAGAGGACGACAAACTGACCTTCCATAGACATCCCGTGGCGCAAAGCACGGACTGTATACGAGGCAAAGTCGGCTTCACGAAGGGCATGCACTGTTGGGAGGTGTGTTGGTCGACGAGGCAGCGAGGCACGCATGCAGTGGTGGGCGTCGCGACGGCCGAGGCGCCGCTGCATTCGGTCGGATACCAGAGCCTAGTCGGCAGCACGGACACGTCGTGGGGGTGGGATTTAG GTCGAAATAAACTCTACCACGATTCGAAAAACTGTCCCGGTGTGACGTACCCGACTTTATTAAAGCCGGACGAGACTTTCATAGTGCCCGATAAGTTTTTAGTGGTGTTAGATATGGATGAGGGGACACTTAGTTTTGTTGTGGACGGCCAGTACTTGGGAGTAGCGTTCAGGGGACTGAAAGGGAGGAAGTTGTATCCAATCGTTAGTGCCGTTTGGGGTCACTGTGAGATCACCATGAGGTACATTGGAGGACTTGATC CGGAGCCTTTGCCGCTGATGGACCTCTGCCGGCGCGTGATCCGGCAGCGCTTAGGCAAGCAGCACCTCGAGGAGAAAGTGATGAACCTGCAGCTGCCCCAAGCTCTACAGACTTACCTCTTGTACAGAGATCGCAGATAA
- the gus gene encoding protein gustavus isoform X3: MTLPRSGDLNHRRYKSGIRSSAVRSSVVASGGGGGGGGGGSGRLCEVRRAYKAAVVPCKTGRRRARGMSMGQKVSGVKAVNRDAAAPYKPVIPRELAQDFARPPRLDMLLDMPAALRETQLKHSWNQDDRSLNIFVKEDDKLTFHRHPVAQSTDCIRGKVGFTKGMHCWEVCWSTRQRGTHAVVGVATAEAPLHSVGYQSLVGSTDTSWGWDLGRNKLYHDSKNCPGVTYPTLLKPDETFIVPDKFLVVLDMDEGTLSFVVDGQYLGVAFRGLKGRKLYPIVSAVWGHCEITMRYIGGLDPEPLPLMDLCRRVIRQRLGKQHLEEKVMNLQLPQALQTYLLYRDRR, from the exons ATGACTTTACCCAGATCTGGAGATTTGAATCACAGACG GTACAAAAGCGGCATCCGCAGCAGCGCAGTGAGGAGCAGCGTGGTAGCCAGCggaggcggcggcggcggcggcggcggggGCAGCGGTAGGCTGTGCGAAGTGAGGCGCGCATACAAAGCGGCCGTGGTGCCGTGCAAAACGGGCCGTCGCAGGGCCCGGGGCATGAGCATGGGCCAGAAGGTGTCAGGAGTCAAGGCTGTTAACCGGGATGCAGCCGCACCCTACAAGCCCGTCATCCCAAGGGAACTGGCGCAG GATTTCGCTCGTCCACCGCGGCTGGACATGCTGCTCGACATGCCTGCAGCTCTCAGGGAGACCCAACTGAAGCACAGTTGGAACCAGGACGACCGCTCTCTCAACATCTTCGTCAAAGAGGACGACAAACTGACCTTCCATAGACATCCCGTGGCGCAAAGCACGGACTGTATACGAGGCAAAGTCGGCTTCACGAAGGGCATGCACTGTTGGGAGGTGTGTTGGTCGACGAGGCAGCGAGGCACGCATGCAGTGGTGGGCGTCGCGACGGCCGAGGCGCCGCTGCATTCGGTCGGATACCAGAGCCTAGTCGGCAGCACGGACACGTCGTGGGGGTGGGATTTAG GTCGAAATAAACTCTACCACGATTCGAAAAACTGTCCCGGTGTGACGTACCCGACTTTATTAAAGCCGGACGAGACTTTCATAGTGCCCGATAAGTTTTTAGTGGTGTTAGATATGGATGAGGGGACACTTAGTTTTGTTGTGGACGGCCAGTACTTGGGAGTAGCGTTCAGGGGACTGAAAGGGAGGAAGTTGTATCCAATCGTTAGTGCCGTTTGGGGTCACTGTGAGATCACCATGAGGTACATTGGAGGACTTGATC CGGAGCCTTTGCCGCTGATGGACCTCTGCCGGCGCGTGATCCGGCAGCGCTTAGGCAAGCAGCACCTCGAGGAGAAAGTGATGAACCTGCAGCTGCCCCAAGCTCTACAGACTTACCTCTTGTACAGAGATCGCAGATAA
- the gus gene encoding protein gustavus isoform X2, which produces MSMGQKVSGVKAVNRDAAAPYKPVIPRELAQDFARPPRLDMLLDMPAALRETQLKHSWNQDDRSLNIFVKEDDKLTFHRHPVAQSTDCIRGKVGFTKGMHCWEVCWSTRQRGTHAVVGVATAEAPLHSVGYQSLVGSTDTSWGWDLGRNKLYHDSKNCPGVTYPTLLKPDETFIVPDKFLVVLDMDEGTLSFVVDGQYLGVAFRGLKGRKLYPIVSAVWGHCEITMRYIGGLDPEPLPLMDLCRRVIRQRLGKQHLEEKVMNLQLPQALQTYLLYRDRR; this is translated from the exons ATGAGCATGGGCCAGAAGGTGTCAGGAGTCAAGGCTGTTAACCGGGATGCAGCCGCACCCTACAAGCCCGTCATCCCAAGGGAACTGGCGCAG GATTTCGCTCGTCCACCGCGGCTGGACATGCTGCTCGACATGCCTGCAGCTCTCAGGGAGACCCAACTGAAGCACAGTTGGAACCAGGACGACCGCTCTCTCAACATCTTCGTCAAAGAGGACGACAAACTGACCTTCCATAGACATCCCGTGGCGCAAAGCACGGACTGTATACGAGGCAAAGTCGGCTTCACGAAGGGCATGCACTGTTGGGAGGTGTGTTGGTCGACGAGGCAGCGAGGCACGCATGCAGTGGTGGGCGTCGCGACGGCCGAGGCGCCGCTGCATTCGGTCGGATACCAGAGCCTAGTCGGCAGCACGGACACGTCGTGGGGGTGGGATTTAG GTCGAAATAAACTCTACCACGATTCGAAAAACTGTCCCGGTGTGACGTACCCGACTTTATTAAAGCCGGACGAGACTTTCATAGTGCCCGATAAGTTTTTAGTGGTGTTAGATATGGATGAGGGGACACTTAGTTTTGTTGTGGACGGCCAGTACTTGGGAGTAGCGTTCAGGGGACTGAAAGGGAGGAAGTTGTATCCAATCGTTAGTGCCGTTTGGGGTCACTGTGAGATCACCATGAGGTACATTGGAGGACTTGATC CGGAGCCTTTGCCGCTGATGGACCTCTGCCGGCGCGTGATCCGGCAGCGCTTAGGCAAGCAGCACCTCGAGGAGAAAGTGATGAACCTGCAGCTGCCCCAAGCTCTACAGACTTACCTCTTGTACAGAGATCGCAGATAA
- the LOC664059 gene encoding putative inorganic phosphate cotransporter produces the protein MVKLKAPPYRVWIAVMVFMSTFTNYMLRANMSVSIISMVDKAKKNQTAVCAAPPDNSTKPPPKPKSGSKKFKWSEIDEGWILAAYFYGYFFTVLPGGIISNYIGPWHTIVWSSLGSAVLTGLTPICATSGGVGGVCANRFFIGFLGGPVYPAVNDLIAKWAPPKEKGKFLAAMMGNTLGTVVTWNLVAAASSALGWEWGFHVLAIFMLVYCAVFGVIVRDRPDIHPWVSEDEKKYIAESQEGRLTTKKGFPPYHKMMCFNFPFWALVIAQLGNLWGLNLVLTYAPKFMAGTLGFNIKASAGLAALPYIARLIGSNIFGIIGDYMRKKEIMSVTKIRKFFIIFSHFIPGALLIVMRAFGCIKEGVIAMIVLNQGFNGACVVSHLVNPQDLSPNFAGAVYGIMNFFGMTTGIFVPMITGFLKTNYKGFTGPTIIFMIGGIVFIGTGVVFVLFGSGEVQPWNKKEGEEEEQAPAAAK, from the exons ATGGTTAAATTAA AAGCGCCTCCATATCGGGTATGGATCGCTGTAATGGTTTTTATGTCAACTTTTACAAACTACATGCTGAGAGCAAACATGTCTGTGAGTATAATCAGTATGGTTGACAAGgcgaaaaaaaatcagacaGCAGTTTGCGCAGCTCCTCCTGACAATTCAACCAAACCTCCCCCGAAA CCCAAATCTGgaagtaaaaaattcaaatggaGTGAGATCGACGAAGGCTGGATCCTCGCTGCCTATTTCTACGGCTACTTCTTCACAGTGCTGCCTGGGGGGATTATATCAAATTATATCGGCCCTTGGCACACTATAGTGTGGTCGAGCCTTGGCAGTGCCGTCTTAACTGGCTTGACCCCCATTTGCGCCACATCTGGAGGTGTGGGTGGGGTTTGCGCTAACCGATTTTTCATCGGCTTTCTTGGG GGGCCAGTGTACCCCGCCGTCAACGATTTAATCGCAAAGTGGGCGCCGCCCAAGGAAAAGGGCAAGTTTTTGGCGGCTATGATGGGCAACACCTTGGGGACGGTGGTGACTTGGAATCTGGTGGCGGCGGCCTCCTCGGCATTGGGCTGGGAATGGGGATTTCACGTTCTGGCCATCTTCATGTTGGTTTATTGCGCTGTCTTTGGAGTAATTGTGAGGGATAGACCCGACATACATCCTTGGGTCTCCGAGGATGAAAAGAAATATATTGCGGAATCTCAAGAAGGGCGTCTTACCACGAAAAAG GGCTTTCCCCCGTACCACAAAATGATGTGTTTCAACTTCCCGTTCTGGGCTTTAGTGATAGCCCAGTTGGGCAATTTGTGGGGCTTGAACTTGGTCCTCACTTACGCCCCCAAATTCATGGCTGGAACCTTAGGCTTCAATATAAAAGCCTCAGCCGGCCTTGCTGCACTTCCATACATTGCGCGTCTTATCGGCAGTAACATCTTCGGAATAATCGGCGATTACATGCGTAAAAAGGAAATAATGTCTGTGaccaaaattcgaaaattcttCATAATTTTCT CCCATTTTATTCCGGGCGCCTTGCTGATAGTAATGCGCGCGTTCGGATGCATCAAAGAGGGCGTCATTGCCATGATAGTGCTAAACCAAGGCTTCAACGGCGCATGCGTTGTCAGCCATTTGGTGAACCCGCAAGACCTGTCCCCGAATTTCGCAGGAGCCGTTTACGGAATCATGAACTTCTTCGGCATGACTACGGGAATATTCGTGCCCATGATTACTGGATTCTTGAAAACGAATTAT AAAGGATTCACAGGACCCACGATAATATTCATGATTGGAGGAATTGTTTTTATAGGCACCGGGGTGGTGTTTGTCCTTTTTGGATCCGGGGAGGTGCAGCCTTGGAACAAGAAGGAAGGCGAAGAGGAGGAGCAAGCGCCAGCAGCAGCAAAATAA
- the LOC664049 gene encoding putative inorganic phosphate cotransporter isoform X1 produces MVKLKAPPYRVWIAVMIFMTTFTNYMLRANMSVSIISMVDKAKKNQTAVCATPADNSTKPPPPPKSGSKKFKWSETDQGWILAAYFYGYFLTLMPGGLISNYIGPWHVLLWTGVGSAVLTGLTPICATSGGVGGVCANRFFIGFLGGPVYPAVNDLIAKWAPPKEKGKFLAAMMGNTLGTVLTWLAVAAASSAWGWEWGFYVLAIFMLVFCATFGIVVRDRPDVHPWVSDDEKKHIFEAQEGHLTTKKGFPPYHKMLCFSIPFWALVIAQFGNAWGLNLIITYVPKFMAETLGFNIKASAGLAALPYIGRLLGSSVFGVIVDYMRKKEVMSVTKIRKLFITFSHFIPGLCLILIRAFGCIKEGVIAMLVLNQGFNGACVVSQLVNPQDLSPNFAGAVFGIMNFFGMTTGLFVPKITGYLNTTYTGFKGPTLIFMIGGIVYVATGIVFILFGSGEVQPWNKKKGEEEAETTEAK; encoded by the exons ATGGTTAAATTAA AAGCGCCACCATATCGGGTATGGATCGCAGTTATGATTTTCATGACGACTTTTACAAACTACATGCTGAGAGCCAACATGTCCGTGAGTATAATCAGCATGGTTGACAAGGCAAAGAAAAATCAGACAGCAGTTTGCGCAACTCCTGCCGACAATTCAACTAAACCTCCCCCGCCA CCCAAATCTGggagtaaaaaattcaaatggaGCGAAACCGACCAAGGCTGGATCCTCGCTGCCTATTTCTACGGCTACTTCCTCACACTGATGCCTGGAGGTCTGATATCAAATTACATCGGCCCTTGGCACGTTCTCCTGTGGACGGGCGTTGGCAGTGCCGTCTTAACTGGCTTGACTCCCATTTGCGCCACATCTGGAGGTGTGGGTGGGGTTTGCGCTAACCGATTTTTCATCGGCTTTCTTGGG GGGCCAGTGTACCCCGCCGTCAACGATTTAATCGCAAAGTGGGCGCCGCCCAAGGAAAAGGGCAAGTTTCTGGCGGCTATGATGGGCAACACCTTGGGGACGGTGCTGACGTGGCTGGCGGTGGCCGCGGCCTCGTCGGCATGGGGCTGGGAGTGGGGGTTTTACGTTCTGGCTATTTTCATGTTGGTTTTTTGCGCTACCTTTGGAATAGTTGTGAGGGATAGACCGGATGTACATCCTTGGGTTTCCGATGACGAAAAAAAGCATATTTTCGAAGCCCAAGAAGGGCATCTTACAACGAAGAAG GGCTTTCCCCCGTACCACAAAATGTTGTGTTTTAGCATCCCATTCTGGGCTTTAGTTATAGCCCAGTTTGGCAATGCCTGGGGCTTGAATTTGATCATCACTTACGTCCCCAAATTCATGGCCGAAACCTTAGgcttcaatattaaagcttcaGCCGGTCTCGCTGCCCTTCCATACATTGGTCGGCTTCTTGGTAGTAGTGTGTTCGGGGTCATTGTTGATTATATGCGTAAAAAAGAAGTCATGTCTGTGACCAAAATCCGAAAACtctttataacttttt ccCATTTTATCCCGGGCCTCTGTTTGATACTGATCCGAGCTTTCGGTTGTATAAAAGAAGGCGTCATAGCCATGCTGGTGCTAAACCAGGGCTTCAACGGTGCATGTGTGGTCAGCCAGTTGGTTAACCCACAAGATCTCTCACCGAATTTCGCTGGAGCAGTTTTCGGAATCATGAACTTTTTCGGCATGACTACAGGATTATTCGTGCCCAAGATAACAGGATACTTGAACACGACTTAT acAGGATTTAAAGGCCCGACGTTAATATTCATGATTGGAGGAATTGTTTATGTGGCTACTGGTAttgtatttattctttttggATCTGGTGAGGTGCAGCCTTGGAATAAAAAGAAGGGCGAGGAAGAGGCGGAAACGACAgaagcaaaataa
- the LOC664049 gene encoding putative inorganic phosphate cotransporter isoform X2, translating into MVKLKAPPYRVWIAVMIFMTTFTNYMLRANMSVSIISMVDKAKKNQTAVCATPADNSTKPPPPPKSGSKKFKWSETDQGWILAAYFYGYFLTLMPGGLISNYIGPWHVLLWTGVGSAVLTGLTPICATSGGVGGVCANRFFIGFLGGPVYPAVNDLIAKWAPPKEKGKFLAAMMGNTLGTVLTWLAVAAASSAWGWEWGFYVLAIFMLVFCATFGIVVRDRPDVHPWVSDDEKKHIFEAQEGHLTTKKGFPPYHKMLCFSIPFWALVIAQFGNAWGLNLIITYVPKFMAETLGFNIKASAGLAALPYIGRLLGSSVFGVIVDYMRKKEVMSVTKIRKLFITFSHFIPGLCLILIRAFGCIKEGVIAMLVLNQGFNGACVVSQLVNPQDLSPNFAGAVFGIMNFFGMTTGLFVPKITGYLNTTYDLKARR; encoded by the exons ATGGTTAAATTAA AAGCGCCACCATATCGGGTATGGATCGCAGTTATGATTTTCATGACGACTTTTACAAACTACATGCTGAGAGCCAACATGTCCGTGAGTATAATCAGCATGGTTGACAAGGCAAAGAAAAATCAGACAGCAGTTTGCGCAACTCCTGCCGACAATTCAACTAAACCTCCCCCGCCA CCCAAATCTGggagtaaaaaattcaaatggaGCGAAACCGACCAAGGCTGGATCCTCGCTGCCTATTTCTACGGCTACTTCCTCACACTGATGCCTGGAGGTCTGATATCAAATTACATCGGCCCTTGGCACGTTCTCCTGTGGACGGGCGTTGGCAGTGCCGTCTTAACTGGCTTGACTCCCATTTGCGCCACATCTGGAGGTGTGGGTGGGGTTTGCGCTAACCGATTTTTCATCGGCTTTCTTGGG GGGCCAGTGTACCCCGCCGTCAACGATTTAATCGCAAAGTGGGCGCCGCCCAAGGAAAAGGGCAAGTTTCTGGCGGCTATGATGGGCAACACCTTGGGGACGGTGCTGACGTGGCTGGCGGTGGCCGCGGCCTCGTCGGCATGGGGCTGGGAGTGGGGGTTTTACGTTCTGGCTATTTTCATGTTGGTTTTTTGCGCTACCTTTGGAATAGTTGTGAGGGATAGACCGGATGTACATCCTTGGGTTTCCGATGACGAAAAAAAGCATATTTTCGAAGCCCAAGAAGGGCATCTTACAACGAAGAAG GGCTTTCCCCCGTACCACAAAATGTTGTGTTTTAGCATCCCATTCTGGGCTTTAGTTATAGCCCAGTTTGGCAATGCCTGGGGCTTGAATTTGATCATCACTTACGTCCCCAAATTCATGGCCGAAACCTTAGgcttcaatattaaagcttcaGCCGGTCTCGCTGCCCTTCCATACATTGGTCGGCTTCTTGGTAGTAGTGTGTTCGGGGTCATTGTTGATTATATGCGTAAAAAAGAAGTCATGTCTGTGACCAAAATCCGAAAACtctttataacttttt ccCATTTTATCCCGGGCCTCTGTTTGATACTGATCCGAGCTTTCGGTTGTATAAAAGAAGGCGTCATAGCCATGCTGGTGCTAAACCAGGGCTTCAACGGTGCATGTGTGGTCAGCCAGTTGGTTAACCCACAAGATCTCTCACCGAATTTCGCTGGAGCAGTTTTCGGAATCATGAACTTTTTCGGCATGACTACAGGATTATTCGTGCCCAAGATAACAGGATACTTGAACACGACTTAT GATTTAAAGGCCCGACGTTAA
- the LOC664049 gene encoding putative inorganic phosphate cotransporter isoform X3, whose translation MPGGLISNYIGPWHVLLWTGVGSAVLTGLTPICATSGGVGGVCANRFFIGFLGGPVYPAVNDLIAKWAPPKEKGKFLAAMMGNTLGTVLTWLAVAAASSAWGWEWGFYVLAIFMLVFCATFGIVVRDRPDVHPWVSDDEKKHIFEAQEGHLTTKKGFPPYHKMLCFSIPFWALVIAQFGNAWGLNLIITYVPKFMAETLGFNIKASAGLAALPYIGRLLGSSVFGVIVDYMRKKEVMSVTKIRKLFITFSHFIPGLCLILIRAFGCIKEGVIAMLVLNQGFNGACVVSQLVNPQDLSPNFAGAVFGIMNFFGMTTGLFVPKITGYLNTTYTGFKGPTLIFMIGGIVYVATGIVFILFGSGEVQPWNKKKGEEEAETTEAK comes from the exons ATGCCTGGAGGTCTGATATCAAATTACATCGGCCCTTGGCACGTTCTCCTGTGGACGGGCGTTGGCAGTGCCGTCTTAACTGGCTTGACTCCCATTTGCGCCACATCTGGAGGTGTGGGTGGGGTTTGCGCTAACCGATTTTTCATCGGCTTTCTTGGG GGGCCAGTGTACCCCGCCGTCAACGATTTAATCGCAAAGTGGGCGCCGCCCAAGGAAAAGGGCAAGTTTCTGGCGGCTATGATGGGCAACACCTTGGGGACGGTGCTGACGTGGCTGGCGGTGGCCGCGGCCTCGTCGGCATGGGGCTGGGAGTGGGGGTTTTACGTTCTGGCTATTTTCATGTTGGTTTTTTGCGCTACCTTTGGAATAGTTGTGAGGGATAGACCGGATGTACATCCTTGGGTTTCCGATGACGAAAAAAAGCATATTTTCGAAGCCCAAGAAGGGCATCTTACAACGAAGAAG GGCTTTCCCCCGTACCACAAAATGTTGTGTTTTAGCATCCCATTCTGGGCTTTAGTTATAGCCCAGTTTGGCAATGCCTGGGGCTTGAATTTGATCATCACTTACGTCCCCAAATTCATGGCCGAAACCTTAGgcttcaatattaaagcttcaGCCGGTCTCGCTGCCCTTCCATACATTGGTCGGCTTCTTGGTAGTAGTGTGTTCGGGGTCATTGTTGATTATATGCGTAAAAAAGAAGTCATGTCTGTGACCAAAATCCGAAAACtctttataacttttt ccCATTTTATCCCGGGCCTCTGTTTGATACTGATCCGAGCTTTCGGTTGTATAAAAGAAGGCGTCATAGCCATGCTGGTGCTAAACCAGGGCTTCAACGGTGCATGTGTGGTCAGCCAGTTGGTTAACCCACAAGATCTCTCACCGAATTTCGCTGGAGCAGTTTTCGGAATCATGAACTTTTTCGGCATGACTACAGGATTATTCGTGCCCAAGATAACAGGATACTTGAACACGACTTAT acAGGATTTAAAGGCCCGACGTTAATATTCATGATTGGAGGAATTGTTTATGTGGCTACTGGTAttgtatttattctttttggATCTGGTGAGGTGCAGCCTTGGAATAAAAAGAAGGGCGAGGAAGAGGCGGAAACGACAgaagcaaaataa